Proteins encoded together in one Astyanax mexicanus isolate ESR-SI-001 chromosome 10, AstMex3_surface, whole genome shotgun sequence window:
- the LOC111190875 gene encoding uncharacterized protein LOC111190875 gives MFSRPTPYNREAPIRLKCIAKQVVTRAESWEMVEGLVVAKTNKVTATCALSDGKRLVLAHLKDADCVRVDEGMSYFIKNSNLISRYGEDKLFFTPSTVVYKAANVSVALELEARCYQAIHPNSKDPEEPLNGEDYYTLQGEVVKATKNGPVPIRDVSLKSKTRDLEVSLWRDAATEELTLGQPVNLSHLKWRIRDGKFNSTAYTVVQKTEVSIKKCTVEIVGVSSDAKSGVTILLTTEMDEYVLPPTVWSG, from the exons atgttttcacggccAACACCCTACAACAGGGAGGCTCCCATAAGACTGAAATGCATCGCAAAACAAGTGGTGACAAGGGCAGAGAGCTGGGAGATGGTGGAAGGCTTGGTAGTAGCAAAGACAAATAAAGTCACAGCTACTTGTGCACTGTCAGATGGCAAGCGCCTTGTGCTTGCTCATCTGAAAGATGCAGACTGTGTACGCGTAGATGAAGGCATGTCGTACTTCATCAAAAATTCTAATTTGATTTCTCGGTATGGAGAGGACAAGTTATTCTTCACACCTTCTACGGTAGTGTACAAAGCAGCCAATGTATCTGTTGCACTCGAATTAGAGGCTCGCTGCTACCAAGCCATCCACCCCAATTCTAAAGACCCTGAAGAGCCATTGAACGGAGAGGATTATTATACTCTCCAGGGGGAAGTCGTTAAA GCCACAAAGAATGGGCCTGTGCCCATCAGAGACGTTTCCCTTAAAAGTAAAACAAGGGACCTGGAAGTCTCCTTGTGGAGAGATGCAGCAACAGAGGAGCTCACGCTAGGCCAACCTGTCAACCTCTCCCACCTGAAATGGAGAATACGGGATGGGAAGTTTAATTCCACCGCCTACACTGTAGTCCag aaaacagaGGTCTCCATCAAGAAATGCACTGTGGAGATTGTGGGGGTCTCTTCAGACGCAAAATCAGGTGTCACCATCCTCCTTACCACCGAGATGGACGAATATGTACTTCCGCCCACTGTGTGGAGCGGCTAA